In Apus apus isolate bApuApu2 chromosome 25, bApuApu2.pri.cur, whole genome shotgun sequence, the following proteins share a genomic window:
- the SOST gene encoding sclerostin: protein MQISWAVCSICVLLQIAFQSVEGWQMLKNDATEIIPEITDNTETPMEQTLSDNNTMNQAKHGGRHIQQAPDATDASEFSCREMRTTRYVTEGPCRSIKPVKELVCSGQCVPSHLLPNSIGRGKWWRQNALDYRCIPAHTRTQRIQMSCPEEETRTYKFRAVTSCKCKRYTRYHNQSELKDFGKETVRPQKNKKPRLSRARSSKSNQHELENAY, encoded by the exons ATGCAGATCTCTTGGGCTGTGTGCTCTATCTGTGTCTTACTACAAATTGCATTTCAGTCTGTGGAAGGGTGGCAAATGCTTAAAAATGATGCTACAGAAATAATTCCTGAGATCACTGACAATACAGAAACACCAATGGAGCAAACTTTAAGTGACAACAACACAATGAACCAGGCAAAGCATGGAGGAAGACACATACAACAAGCTCCAGATGCTACtg atGCTTCAGAGTTTAGCTGCAGAGAAATGCGAACCACACGCTATGTCACAGAGGGGCCTTGCCGCAGCATCAAGCCTGTCAAGGAACTGGTCTGCTCGGGTCAGTGTGTCCCCTCACACCTCCTTCCCAACTCTATTGGTAGAGGGAAGTGGTGGCGTCAGAATGCCCTGGATTATCGCTGCATTCCTGCTCACACCCGCACTCAGCGCATCCAGATGTCTTGTCCTGAAGAAGAGACTCGGACTTACAAATTCCGAGCTGTCACATCCTGCAAATGCAAGCGCTACACTCGCTACCACAACCAGTCTGAGCTGAAGGACTTTGGAAAGGAAACTGTCAGGCCTCAGAAGAACAAGAAGCCCCGTCTCTCCAGAGCCAGAAGCAGTAAATCCAATCAGCATGAGCTAGAAAATGCTTATTAG